The proteins below are encoded in one region of Desulfovibrio sp. JC010:
- a CDS encoding NifB/NifX family molybdenum-iron cluster-binding protein, producing MKIALPSRDGMVDGHFGHCEAFTIYTLDEAKNIIEEEKLTPPPGCGCKSNIVPTLAEKGVTVLLAGNMGQGAVNLLQNSGIQVIRGCGGELKEAVAQWAAGNITDSATVCDDHESCGNH from the coding sequence ATGAAAATCGCACTTCCCTCCAGAGATGGAATGGTTGACGGTCACTTCGGACATTGTGAAGCTTTCACCATCTACACTCTGGATGAAGCCAAAAATATCATCGAAGAAGAAAAACTCACCCCTCCCCCGGGCTGCGGATGCAAATCCAACATCGTGCCCACCCTCGCTGAAAAAGGTGTAACCGTACTGCTGGCCGGCAACATGGGTCAGGGAGCGGTGAATCTCTTGCAGAACAGCGGCATTCAGGTTATCCGCGGATGTGGTGGCGAACTCAAAGAAGCGGTTGCCCAGTGGGCGGCAGGAAACATCACCGATTCCGCAACCGTCTGCGACGACCACGAATCCTGCGGCAACCACTAG
- a CDS encoding TetR/AcrR family transcriptional regulator has protein sequence MTKREKIFHAGAKLFAERSFNSVGIRDIAREADVNSAMISYYFGGKAGLLREIFTSFKERMIEVIRKSMTGAKDHDELVELNVAMFLDDARQNRDVYLIGLRELNHDSPELQDLRDGLYNSGWELFEEFLARTGGNIKHPEDVRDITFTAVIGTIFSDYLLGGGNYIDDDDKVGAYKEIVTALLKSGSPALWG, from the coding sequence ATGACAAAACGCGAAAAAATCTTCCATGCCGGGGCCAAGCTCTTTGCCGAACGCTCTTTCAACTCAGTAGGAATCAGGGATATCGCCCGCGAAGCTGATGTGAACAGTGCTATGATCTCTTACTATTTCGGTGGTAAGGCCGGGCTGTTGCGTGAAATTTTTACTTCATTCAAAGAGCGCATGATCGAGGTCATCAGGAAATCCATGACCGGGGCCAAGGACCATGACGAACTGGTGGAACTGAATGTTGCAATGTTTTTGGATGATGCCCGCCAGAATCGGGATGTCTATCTGATCGGATTGCGGGAACTTAATCATGACAGCCCTGAACTGCAGGACCTGCGGGATGGTTTATATAATAGCGGCTGGGAGCTTTTTGAAGAGTTTCTTGCCCGTACCGGCGGCAACATAAAACATCCTGAAGATGTCAGAGATATTACATTCACTGCGGTCATCGGGACTATTTTTTCCGATTACCTGCTGGGCGGAGGAAATTACATAGACGATGATGACAAAGTCGGGGCTTACAAGGAAATTGTAACTGCTTTGCTGAAGTCAGGCAGCCCGGCCCTTTGGGGATAA
- the arfB gene encoding alternative ribosome rescue aminoacyl-tRNA hydrolase ArfB, whose translation MISITSTLSIPDNEISFLTSRSSGPGGQHVNKTSSKVTLVFNVQESSSLSEHQKLLIISKLGARINTKGELQISCEEHRSQFRNKEEAVTRFTRLLADALKPVRKRRKTKVPYSAKRKRLDNKKKRSDLKKGRSRPDY comes from the coding sequence ATGATAAGTATCACTTCAACATTGTCCATACCCGATAATGAAATTAGTTTTCTGACCAGCCGCAGCTCCGGGCCCGGCGGGCAGCATGTTAATAAGACATCTTCAAAGGTTACCCTTGTCTTCAATGTGCAGGAATCTTCCAGCCTTAGCGAACATCAGAAGCTGTTGATCATCAGTAAGCTGGGCGCAAGAATCAATACTAAAGGGGAACTGCAGATATCCTGCGAAGAACACCGCAGCCAGTTCCGCAATAAAGAGGAAGCCGTTACCCGTTTTACCAGATTGCTGGCCGATGCCCTGAAGCCGGTCCGTAAGCGGCGCAAAACCAAAGTCCCTTATTCAGCCAAGCGCAAACGTTTGGATAACAAGAAGAAACGTTCCGATCTTAAAAAAGGCCGTTCAAGGCCGGATTATTAA
- a CDS encoding efflux RND transporter permease subunit — translation MSLARLTIEKKTVSLVLTIVFFLGGVKAFLDMPRLEDPEFTIKEALVVTNYPGATPSEVADEVTDVIEGAAQQLKQLKKVTAISNRGQSIVTVEVQDQYDKETLPQVWDELRRKVSDAQSSLPPGAGPSLVIDDFSDVYGILLSVTGDGYSQQDLQDYVTFLRKQLLLVDNVAKITVWGEQQETVFVEISRARMAQLGVSLDSVYNTLSNRNLVVKSGNVRVGREYIEIAPSGGVESVEDLGDLFIRDGSGRLVPLRDVAEIHRGYQSPPSQIMSFNGNNAVGIGIAGNPAANVVELGHAINAKLQQLQGQTPVGINVEEVYFQPSRVDNAVNSFVINLAEAVAIVIIVLLLFMGMQSGLLIGAILLITICGSFIFIQMAGVALERISLGALIIALGMLVDNAIVVIEGVLIRYQKGMDRIQAAVDVVEQSKWPLLGGTIIAIMAFAGIGLSPDKVGEFCRSLFIVLFISLMMSWITAVTVTPLLCEMFLRPKVSEDRDPYGGILFRVYRGILEFCLHRRVLTMATLVVMLAASIYGFGFVKQSFFPDSTQPRFYLHYWLPQGTDIRATAEDVNELAGVILEDEQVKNVSTFTGQGAPRFILTYSPEKTASSYGLLLVEVKDYETTGEVMARYKKYVNENYPQAEAKVKKFKLGPGRSASIEVRFSGPDTKVLRQLSLEAQDIMLATGHAESIRDNWRQDVKVLSPVIMEAQAKIAGITRPDLAKAMNLFFTGTNIGVYREGDKLLPIVARPPARERLDVNQIGDVQIFSPVANRMIPVEEVVSGFESNIEPGKLQTRNRMLTITTSCEPIVGLPSVLFKELRPLIEGMKLPAGYTMEWGGEFEDSRDAQTSLAASLGGPFLIMIIATVMLFNNLRVPAIIWLTVPLSIIGVSCGLLATGEPFGFMALLGFLSLSGMLIKNAIVLLDQINLELAEGKEPYRAVVDSALSRIRPVAMAAGTTILGMLPLVTDAFFSAMAVTIMAGLAFATVLTLLVVPVLYCMFYKVKNPV, via the coding sequence ATGAGTCTTGCACGGCTGACCATTGAAAAGAAAACCGTTTCACTGGTTCTTACAATTGTTTTTTTCCTCGGCGGGGTAAAGGCTTTTCTGGATATGCCCCGCCTTGAGGACCCTGAGTTTACCATTAAGGAAGCACTGGTGGTTACCAACTACCCCGGTGCAACCCCTTCAGAAGTGGCGGATGAAGTCACTGACGTAATCGAAGGGGCGGCCCAGCAGCTTAAACAACTCAAGAAGGTAACTGCTATATCCAACCGGGGACAATCCATTGTCACCGTGGAGGTGCAGGACCAATATGATAAGGAAACCCTGCCCCAGGTCTGGGATGAACTCCGCCGCAAGGTAAGTGACGCCCAGTCCTCCCTTCCCCCCGGGGCAGGGCCTTCCCTTGTTATTGATGACTTTAGTGATGTTTACGGCATCCTGCTTTCGGTAACAGGGGACGGTTATTCCCAGCAGGATTTGCAGGACTATGTGACCTTCCTGCGCAAACAGCTGCTGCTGGTGGATAACGTTGCCAAGATTACGGTCTGGGGGGAACAGCAGGAGACCGTCTTCGTGGAAATCTCACGGGCCAGAATGGCACAGCTGGGTGTTTCCCTCGACTCTGTCTACAATACCCTCTCCAACCGCAACCTTGTGGTCAAATCCGGTAACGTCCGGGTTGGACGGGAATATATTGAAATAGCTCCTTCTGGCGGGGTGGAATCTGTTGAGGATCTTGGGGACCTGTTTATCCGTGATGGTTCCGGCAGGCTTGTTCCTTTGCGCGATGTGGCGGAAATCCACAGAGGTTACCAGAGTCCGCCTTCTCAGATAATGTCCTTCAACGGCAATAATGCTGTAGGCATCGGCATTGCCGGGAACCCGGCGGCCAACGTGGTTGAACTGGGCCATGCCATCAATGCCAAATTGCAGCAGTTGCAGGGGCAGACCCCGGTGGGCATCAATGTGGAAGAAGTATACTTCCAGCCCAGCCGTGTCGACAACGCGGTCAACTCCTTTGTCATCAACCTTGCCGAAGCCGTGGCTATCGTTATCATCGTACTGCTGCTTTTCATGGGCATGCAGTCCGGTCTGCTTATCGGGGCAATCCTGCTGATCACCATCTGCGGATCGTTCATATTTATCCAGATGGCCGGAGTGGCCTTGGAGCGCATCTCTCTCGGAGCTTTGATTATCGCCCTTGGTATGCTGGTGGATAATGCCATTGTGGTCATTGAAGGGGTGCTGATCCGTTACCAGAAAGGTATGGACCGTATTCAGGCCGCTGTGGATGTTGTGGAACAGAGCAAGTGGCCCCTGCTCGGCGGCACCATTATCGCCATCATGGCTTTTGCCGGAATCGGCCTCAGCCCGGATAAGGTAGGTGAATTCTGCCGCTCCCTGTTCATTGTTCTTTTTATCTCTTTGATGATGAGCTGGATTACCGCTGTGACCGTGACCCCGCTGCTTTGCGAGATGTTTCTGCGTCCCAAGGTCAGCGAAGATAGAGATCCTTATGGCGGCATCCTTTTCCGCGTCTACCGCGGGATTCTTGAATTCTGCCTGCACCGCCGGGTGCTGACCATGGCGACCCTTGTGGTTATGCTCGCCGCTTCCATTTACGGATTCGGATTCGTCAAGCAGAGCTTTTTCCCGGATTCCACCCAGCCCCGTTTTTATCTCCATTACTGGTTGCCGCAGGGCACCGATATCCGGGCCACAGCGGAAGATGTAAATGAACTGGCCGGGGTGATCCTCGAAGATGAGCAGGTCAAGAATGTCTCCACCTTTACCGGGCAGGGCGCGCCGCGTTTTATTCTGACCTATTCCCCGGAGAAAACAGCTTCATCCTACGGCTTGCTGCTGGTGGAAGTGAAGGATTACGAGACCACCGGGGAAGTCATGGCCCGCTACAAAAAATATGTGAATGAGAACTACCCGCAGGCTGAAGCCAAGGTTAAAAAATTCAAGCTCGGTCCCGGACGCTCGGCTTCCATTGAAGTCCGTTTCAGCGGGCCGGATACAAAAGTCCTGCGTCAGCTTTCTCTTGAAGCACAGGACATAATGCTTGCAACCGGACATGCCGAATCCATCCGCGATAACTGGCGGCAGGATGTAAAAGTGCTCAGTCCGGTAATTATGGAAGCGCAGGCTAAAATTGCGGGCATCACCCGTCCCGATCTGGCCAAGGCCATGAATCTTTTCTTTACCGGAACCAATATCGGTGTTTACCGCGAGGGTGATAAACTTCTGCCCATCGTGGCCCGCCCTCCGGCAAGGGAGCGTCTGGACGTGAACCAGATCGGGGACGTGCAGATATTCAGCCCGGTAGCAAACCGTATGATTCCGGTGGAAGAGGTTGTTTCAGGCTTTGAAAGCAACATTGAACCCGGCAAGCTGCAAACCCGTAACCGCATGCTGACCATCACCACATCCTGTGAGCCCATTGTGGGCTTGCCGTCCGTACTCTTCAAGGAGCTCCGTCCATTGATCGAGGGAATGAAACTGCCCGCAGGCTACACCATGGAATGGGGCGGCGAATTCGAGGATTCAAGGGATGCCCAGACCAGTCTGGCGGCCAGCCTCGGCGGTCCGTTCCTGATTATGATCATTGCTACTGTAATGCTCTTCAACAATCTGCGAGTCCCGGCTATCATCTGGCTGACCGTGCCCCTGTCCATCATCGGGGTATCCTGCGGATTGCTGGCAACCGGGGAACCTTTCGGATTCATGGCCCTGCTCGGCTTCCTTTCTCTCTCAGGTATGCTGATCAAAAATGCCATTGTTCTGCTGGATCAGATTAATCTGGAGCTTGCGGAAGGCAAGGAGCCGTACCGCGCGGTTGTGGATTCGGCCCTTAGTCGTATCCGCCCGGTGGCCATGGCCGCCGGAACAACCATTCTCGGTATGCTTCCTCTGGTTACCGATGCCTTCTTCTCAGCCATGGCAGTAACCATCATGGCCGGGCTGGCCTTTGCCACCGTGCTTACCCTGCTTGTGGTTCCGGTACTCTACTGCATGTTCTACAAAGTGAAGAATCCGGTTTAA
- a CDS encoding YchJ family protein encodes MNECPCGSGQSYEGCCEPYITGKEPAPTAEALMRSRYSAFAVKNVDYLGDTLAPESKHDYDEAQVKTWAETSTWLGLKIVSTSKGSADDETGEVEFIAKFRQSGAIHTHHEASRFEKRDGHWLYLDGDIVPPMPIKKDKKVGRNEPCPCGSGKKYKKCCG; translated from the coding sequence ATGAACGAATGTCCCTGCGGTTCCGGCCAGTCTTACGAAGGCTGCTGCGAACCCTACATCACAGGAAAAGAGCCTGCACCCACTGCCGAAGCACTCATGCGTTCCCGCTACAGTGCATTCGCCGTTAAAAATGTAGACTACCTCGGCGACACCCTCGCCCCGGAAAGCAAGCATGACTACGACGAAGCACAGGTAAAAACATGGGCGGAAACATCCACATGGCTCGGCCTTAAAATTGTTTCTACCTCCAAGGGATCTGCAGATGACGAGACCGGAGAGGTTGAATTCATCGCCAAGTTCAGGCAGTCGGGAGCGATCCACACCCATCACGAGGCCAGTCGTTTCGAAAAAAGAGACGGCCACTGGCTCTACCTTGATGGTGACATCGTACCTCCCATGCCGATTAAAAAAGACAAGAAAGTAGGACGCAACGAGCCCTGTCCCTGCGGCAGCGGCAAGAAATACAAGAAGTGCTGCGGTTAA
- a CDS encoding efflux RND transporter periplasmic adaptor subunit, with product MRNKLIFLILAMMLLPGCKEEVHVEQPVRPVRVLKITDANAPELRKFPGKVKATREATLAFRVSGQIERFVVKEGDYVKKGQIIAELDQRDFQAAIANLEAKLIGARSVMKEAKLTYDRNAKLLESDTVAQSAFDSAQSSFESSRATVNSLIQDLRRAKLNLQYTRLVAPFSGTIAVKSVDNHEFVQAKESIVQLEDTSSLDVVVDVPENIWVRGIIKKDSYDFKARAKFETYPGREFKLDIKEYQTKANAETQTYEVTLKMKNPDGLSIHPGMTAEVVASMPEIKGVQTVSVPISAVVGYPDQDKFVWVYDNGAVKKRIVKVGRIVNKSFEVYEGINPGEQVVVSGAHYLRDGQEVKILKGRIGGRG from the coding sequence ATGCGAAACAAACTGATTTTTTTGATATTGGCAATGATGCTTCTGCCGGGATGCAAAGAGGAAGTTCATGTGGAACAGCCTGTGCGTCCGGTAAGGGTCCTGAAAATAACTGACGCCAATGCGCCGGAGTTGCGTAAATTTCCCGGTAAGGTCAAGGCTACACGCGAAGCAACACTGGCCTTCCGTGTCTCCGGGCAGATTGAACGTTTTGTGGTCAAGGAAGGGGATTACGTTAAAAAGGGCCAGATTATAGCCGAACTGGATCAGCGTGATTTTCAGGCTGCCATCGCCAACCTTGAGGCCAAGCTCATCGGAGCCAGATCGGTAATGAAGGAAGCAAAACTCACCTATGACCGCAACGCCAAGCTGCTGGAATCAGACACAGTGGCCCAGTCCGCCTTTGATTCGGCCCAGTCCAGCTTTGAAAGCAGTCGGGCCACGGTTAATTCACTTATTCAGGATTTGCGCCGGGCCAAGCTCAACCTGCAGTACACCCGCCTTGTTGCGCCTTTCAGCGGGACTATCGCTGTAAAATCCGTTGATAACCATGAATTTGTGCAGGCCAAGGAGTCCATCGTCCAGCTTGAGGATACTTCTTCCCTTGATGTTGTTGTAGATGTTCCTGAAAACATCTGGGTCCGTGGAATTATTAAGAAAGACAGCTATGATTTTAAGGCCCGTGCGAAATTTGAAACTTATCCCGGCCGGGAATTCAAGTTGGATATCAAAGAATACCAGACCAAGGCTAATGCTGAAACCCAGACCTATGAGGTAACCCTGAAAATGAAAAACCCTGACGGGCTGTCCATTCATCCGGGCATGACCGCTGAGGTTGTGGCCAGTATGCCGGAGATCAAGGGCGTTCAGACCGTATCAGTGCCTATTTCTGCCGTAGTGGGCTATCCGGATCAGGATAAATTTGTCTGGGTTTATGATAATGGCGCGGTGAAAAAGCGTATCGTCAAGGTCGGCAGGATCGTCAACAAGAGCTTTGAAGTTTATGAGGGTATCAACCCCGGTGAACAGGTTGTTGTCTCCGGTGCCCATTACCTACGTGACGGGCAGGAAGTGAAAATCCTCAAGGGTAGAATCGGGGGCCGCGGATGA
- a CDS encoding OmpA family protein yields MKKLVFLIIFIFSCVPFAYAGQDGFAANSDDILRMITDPGGRAFLKIEFKVNSSKISKKTYPVVNSLGDALTSGPGSSMQVRLVGHTDSAGDSAYNKTLSLKRAEAVKNYLAVHFNIDPDRIEIAGMGEEQPIASNESKKGRARNRRVEVVNISKKADAPKILKELDPNNLEPKPLDTKNLW; encoded by the coding sequence ATGAAGAAACTGGTTTTCCTGATCATATTTATTTTTAGCTGTGTGCCTTTTGCTTATGCCGGGCAGGACGGCTTTGCCGCCAATTCCGATGATATTCTGCGTATGATTACCGATCCGGGCGGACGGGCATTTTTAAAGATCGAATTCAAGGTCAATTCATCCAAGATCAGTAAAAAGACATACCCGGTGGTGAATTCTCTTGGCGATGCACTTACTTCCGGTCCCGGATCTTCCATGCAGGTGCGCTTGGTGGGGCATACGGACTCCGCCGGGGACAGTGCGTATAACAAAACATTGAGCCTCAAACGAGCCGAGGCAGTCAAAAATTATCTTGCAGTTCATTTCAATATCGACCCCGACCGCATTGAGATTGCCGGCATGGGCGAAGAACAGCCCATCGCTTCCAATGAGAGCAAGAAAGGTCGCGCCCGGAACCGCAGGGTGGAAGTCGTCAATATCAGCAAAAAAGCTGATGCACCAAAGATTCTTAAGGAGTTAGACCCTAATAATCTTGAACCCAAGCCATTGGATACCAAGAATCTCTGGTAG